The Anabaena sp. WA102 genome contains a region encoding:
- a CDS encoding DUF5615 family PIN-like protein has protein sequence MTIKYLIDENINPLYPKQIKLKEPDIVVQVIGEPGIPPKGTLDPEILCWCEENNFVLVTNNRTSMPVHLADHMAVNRHIPGIFILNPNLSVGENIEELILVALASEDGEYQDRIVYLPLP, from the coding sequence ATGACCATTAAATATTTGATTGATGAAAATATCAATCCTTTATATCCAAAACAAATTAAACTCAAAGAACCTGATATTGTTGTTCAGGTAATAGGAGAACCAGGAATACCACCGAAAGGGACACTTGATCCTGAAATTCTCTGTTGGTGTGAGGAGAATAATTTCGTATTAGTCACAAATAACCGTACTTCTATGCCTGTACATTTAGCTGATCACATGGCTGTGAATCGTCACATACCAGGAATTTTCATTCTCAATCCTAATTTAAGTGTTGGTGAAAATATAGAAGAATTAATCTTAGTTGCTTTAGCTTCAGAAGATGGTGAATATCAAGATCGTATAGTTTATTTACCCTTACCATAG